From a region of the Mercurialis annua linkage group LG1-X, ddMerAnnu1.2, whole genome shotgun sequence genome:
- the LOC130015106 gene encoding uncharacterized protein LOC130015106 → MATSSTGVSSASGVPEGSSVSRPPLFNGSNYDWWKNRMKNFVQAYDIECWRIILKGITPPSLTESNGTRREKTEEEYTDEDWKAVQLNAKAINMIHCALDATEYNRIRGCSTAKEAWEKLQTTFEGTDQVKESKINMLKRQYELFQMQPNESIQELSTRLSNIVNGMKSLGENIREEELVKKVLRSLTDKWDSKVDAIFEARNLKDYSLDELMGSLFTHELIKKGKESVFDKKKKTDLALKTVNQESDSDNSEEEIALMTRKFQKMYKKGGRRYRNDLKKSYNPRPEAKKETLEANCFECNSPDHFKANCPKLKKRYRKERFDRAMKATWSDSEASSSEEETPGNAIVCLMAKIGEECDPQDNAEGSQPNQCSEADSSEIDHEVKTLDISSLDLQDLYNALFKEYTKVSLKYLNLKGKYKIAEADNLTSQPDHASANQTNQLKTDVDQLEANLTQPSSDLIEELRHSKSQIRFLQTELEVSNNVKKMFARLNENLKIKIVGLTRDLETFTKGRSNLDMLLGTTDMRLSKSKAGIGYDSLKIQEPKATQFVKAMVGPSRSNYQAQPFVTKESCFYCNRKGHSDKFCNFKKKATQGLPKEQKGT, encoded by the exons ATGGCTACTAGCTCAACAGGCGTTTCTAGTGCTTCTGGGGTACCAGAAGGGAGTTCAGTTTCGAGACCTCCACTCTTTAATGGATCTAACTATGATTGGTGGAAAAATAGAATGAAAAATTTTGTGCAGGCCTATGACATTGAATGCTGGAGAATCATTTTGAAAGGAATCACACCTCCATCACTTACTGAATCTAATGGAACTAGAAGAGAAAAGACTGAAGAAGAGTACACCGATGAAGATTGGAAAGCTGTTCAGCTCAATGCCAAAGCTATCAACATGATTCATTGTGCATTAGATGCCACCGAGTATAATCGAATTCGAGGATGCTCAACAGCAAAAGAAGCATGGGAAAAACTTCAAACCACGTTTGAAGGAACAGATCAGGTTAAAGAATCCAAAATCAACATGCTAAAGAGACAGTATGAGCTGTTCCAGATGCAACCTAATGAATCTATTCAGGAGCTAAGCACTCGCCTTTCAAATATTGTAAATGGAATGAAGAGTCTCGGGGAAAACATAAGAGAAGAAGAACTTGTGAAAAAGGTTCTAAGATCTCTTACCGATAAATGGGACAGCAAGGTAGATGCCATCTTTGAAGCAAGAAATCTAAAAGATTACTCCCTGGACGAGCTAATGGGTTCGCTGTTCACTCACGAGCTAATTAAGAAAGGGAAAGAATCAGTCTTcgataaaaagaagaaaactgaTCTAGCTCTAAAAACTGTCAATCAAGAGAGTGATTCAGATAACTCAGAAGAAGAAATAGCTCTCATGACTCGAAAGTTTCAGAAGATGTACAAGAAAGGTGGAAGAAGATACAGGAATGACTTAAAGAAATCATACAATCCCAGACCTGAAGCTAAGAAGGAAACACTGGAAGCTAACTGCTTTGAATGTAACAGCCCGGATCATTTCAAAGCTAACTGCCCAAAGCTAAAGAAAAGATATCGGAAAGAAAGATTTGATAGAGCTATGAAAGCCACATGGAGTGACAGTGAAGCATCCAGCTCAGAAGAAGAAACACCAGGAAATGCCATTGTTTGCTTAATGGCCAAAATAGGAGAAGAGTGTGATCCCCAAGACAATGCTGAAGGATCTCAACCTAATCAATGTTCAGAAGCTGACAGTTCAGAAATTGATCATGAGGTAAAAACTCTTGACATTAGCTCTCTTGATCTTCAAGATTTATATAATGCTCTTTTCAAAGAATACACCAAGGTTtctttaaaatatctaaatctAAAAGGAAAATACAAGATCGCAGAAGCTGATAATTTGACTAGCCAGCCTGACCATGCTAGCGCTAATCAAACTAATCAGCTTAAGACTGATGTTGATCAGCTTGAAGCTAATCTCACTCAGCCTTCGAGCGATCTGATTGAAGAGCTTAGACACTCTAAATCCCAAATCAGATTTCTCCAAACTGAACTTGAAGTTTCAAACAATGTTAAGAAAATGTTTGCTAGACTCAAtgaaaatctgaaaatcaaaatcGTTGGCTTAACTCGAGATCTTGAGACTTTCACAAAAGGTAGATCCAATCTTGACATGCTCCTTGGAACTACTGATATGCGCTTATCTAAAAGCAAAGCTGGCATTGGGTATGATTCTTTAAAAATTCAAGAACCCAAAGCTACTCAGTTTGTGAAAGCCATGGTTGGCCCATCTCGATCTAACTATCAAGCGCAACCTTTTGTCACTAAAGAATCTTGCTTTTACTGTAACCGAAAAGGCCACTCGGAtaaattttgcaatttcaaaaagAAAGCCACTCAAG GTTTGCCTAAGGAGCAAAAAGGCACATGA